Proteins from a genomic interval of Phlebotomus papatasi isolate M1 chromosome 3, Ppap_2.1, whole genome shotgun sequence:
- the LOC129806539 gene encoding engulfment and cell motility protein 1, whose protein sequence is MLPKTTRMPVLKDSHIVKIAVELENQQQNAQLIEFDQRHPLTSIIQDLCSNWNILDAENYALQFCEQNYKNYVTEKNRNEVKNGSVLRLRYSPSKTAHDILEILKAGSVPEKTQVLENLSTLSIDLTFALEFIKEQGLSLIITMIEDEKIVGDMLKYALLSFVELMEHGTVSWDILQPTFITRNIFFINNPGAVPKEVVQCALSILENIVQNCTKSSCVEKDITLDNLLKLLQDSSSQVIQQNAIALINALFIKGDEAKKRSIAATFATKQYRSVILSNVINTNIGTEMAHQLYVLQTLTMGLLEHRMNTKMNAQDQDAHDKIKELRRIAFDDGIDSQADTAKRQNHQYSTYYKKLGFKSDINPAQDFVEAPPGMLALDCMVYFARNFAQNYKKVVHENSCRADEHECPFGRTSIELVKLLCEILKIGEPPSEQCQDFHPMFFTHDHPFEEFFCISIVVLNKTWKDMRATNEDFAKVFSVVREQITRSLSGRPGNLDDFRSKIHILTYSTITQLRQQERTSKEDIESTASAIVNLKEKITPEIMKLIREQRLGFLVEGTRFSKYSRGVRSKDKFWYVRLSPNHKVIHYGDCDEKTVPTLEELSNKVLVIDIKQLLVGKECPHMKEMRGRKSAVNLGFSITFDNMDHATLDFVAPDETTFYYWTDGVNALLGLPMTSKQKEEDLKTLLSMEIKLRLLDTEGVDISKEPPPIPDDPENYDFCFEN, encoded by the exons ATGTTACCAAAAACAACGAGAATGCCAGTGTTGAAGGATTCCCACATTGTGAAAATTGCGGTGGAGTTGGAGAATCAGCAGCAGAATGCCCAATTGATTGAATTTGACCAACGCCATCCTCTCACCAGTATTATTCAAGATCTCTGCAGCAATTGGAATATCCTGGATGCTGAGAACTATGCCCTGCAATTCTGTGAGCAAAATTACAAGAATTACGTGACTGAGAAGAATCggaatgaagtgaaaaatggtaGTGTACTCCGTTTGAGGTATTCCCCATCAAAGACTGCCCATGACATTCTTGAGATTCTCAAGGCTGGGAGTGTCCCAGAGAAGACACAAGTGCTAGAGAATCTCTCAACACTCAGCATTGATCTCACATTTGCCCTGGAATTCATCAAGGAGCAGGGACTTTCGCTCATTATCACGATGATTGAGGATGAGAAGATTGTCGGGGATATGCTAAAATATGCCCTGTTGTCCTTTGTCGAATTGATGGAGCATGGAACTGTTTCCTGGGACATTCTCCAGCCAACTTTTATCACCCGAAACATCTTCTTTATCAACAATCCCGGAGCAGTTCCCAAAGAAGTTGTTCAGTGTGCTCTGTCCATTCTCGAGAATATCGTTCAGAATTGCACAAAGTCCTCCTGCGTGGAGAAAGACATCACCCTGGACAATCTTCTGAAGCTCCTGCAAGACTCCTCATCCCAGGTCATTCAGCAGAATGCAATAGCTCTCATCAATGCGCTCTTCATCAAAGGCGACGAAGCCAAGAAGAGGAGCATTGCAGCAACTTTCGCCACCAAACAGTACAGATCGGTCATCCTGTCCAATGTCATCAACACGAACATTGGCACAGAGATGGCCCATCAACTGTACGTGCTGCAGACACTCACCATGGGCCTCCTGGAGCATCGCATGAACACCAAAATGAATGCCCAGGATCAGGATGCCCATGACAAGATCAAGGAATTGCGTCGGATTGCCTTTGACGATGGCATTGACTCTCAAGCGGACACGGCAAAGCGACAGAATCATCAGTATTCGACTTACTACAAGAAACTAGGCTTCAAGTCCGACATCAATCCGGCACAGGACTTCGTGGAGGCTCCTCCGGGAATGCTTGCACTGGACTGCATGGTGTACTTCGCCAGGAATTTTGCACAGAATTACAAGAAG GTTGTTCATGAGAACAGCTGCCGAGCTGATGAACACGAATGTCCATTTGGGAGGACCAGTATTGAGTTGGTGAAGCTCCTCTGTGAAATTCTCAAGATAGGAGAACCTCCGTCTGAACAATGCCAAGACTTCCATCCAATGTTCTTCACGCACGATCATCCCTTTGAGGAGTTCTTCTGCATCTCCATTGTCGTGCTCAATAAGACGTGGAAGGATATGCGAGCGACCAATGAGGATTTTGCCAAAGTGTTTAGCGTTGTGCGTGAACAGATCACGCGGAGTCTGTCAGGCAGGCCGGGAAATCTCGATGATTTCAGATCAAAGATCCACATTCTGACATACAGCACAATAACGCAACTGAGGCAGCAGGAAAGGACTTCCAAGGAGGACATTGAGAGTACTGCGTCAGCAATTGTGAATCTGAAGGAGAAGATTACGCCGGAGATCATGAAGTTAATTCGGGAGCAACGTTTGGGTTTTTTGGTGGAGGGAACGCGTTTTTCAAAGTACTCTCGTGGAGTTAGGAGCAAGGATAAATTCTGGTATGTCAGATTGTCGCCCAATCACAAGGTCATCCACTATGGGGATTGCGATGAGAAAACTGTGCCAACGTTGGAGGAATTGAGCAACAAGGTGCTAGTAATTGACATTAAGCAACTTCTCGTGGGCAAAGAGTGTCCGCACATGAAGGAGATGCGCGGTAGGAAGTCTGCAGTAAATCTGGGCTTTTCCATCACCTTTGACAATATGGACCATGCAACGTTGGATTTTGTTGCGCCGGATGAAACGACATTTTACTACTGGACGGATGGAGTTAATGCTTTGCTGGGATTGCCAATGACCAGTAAACAGAAAGAGGAGGATCTGAAGACACTGCTCTCCATGGAAATCAAACTGAGACTCCTGGACACTGAAGGTGTGGATATTTCCAAGGAACCACCGCCCATTCCCGACGACCCAGAAAACTatgatttttgctttgaaaattaa
- the LOC129806562 gene encoding exosome complex component CSL4: protein MDSKQDNKVIICVPGQRLCAADENTVAGHGTYERGGYIYTVLTGRVHIRKEKMTQFIEVKPLGMETIVPTVGDVVTAKITVVNQRFAKCLIFCVGHKILNRNYRGVLKKEDIRAAERDSVEVQKCFRPGDVILARVLPQTELHHYQLTTAENELGVVMAISKNDSSGVPMVPISWDEMQCPETLIKEHRKVARVVSENNCLPSLS from the exons ATGGACTCAAAACAGGACAATAAAGTGATTATTTGTGTTCCGGGTCAGAGATTGTGTGCTGCGGATGAGAATACAGTTGCTGGACATGGGACTTATGAGAGAGGAGGCTATATTTACACAGTTTTAACCGGAAGGGTTCATATTCGCAAGGAGAAAATG ACTCAGTTTATTGAAGTCAAGCCACTGGGGATGGAAACAATCGTTCCAACTGTCGGAGATGTCGTGACAGCCAAGATAACCGTGGTAAATCAGAGATTTGCAAAATGCTTGATCTTCTGCGTTGGGCACAAAATTCTCAATAGAAACTACCGTGGAGTCCTGAAGAAAGAGGACATCAGGGCAGCAGAAAGGGACAGCGTGGAAGTTCAAAAATGCTTCCGTCCCGGAGACGTTATCCTTGCCAGAGTG CTCCCACAGACAGAGCTGCATCATTATCAGCTGACGACAGCAGAGAACGAACTTGGAGTAGTGATGGCCATCTCCAAAAATGACTCATCCGGAGTTCCAATGGTTCCCATCAGCTGGGATGAGATGCAAtgtccagaaacactaatcaaAGAACACAGAAAGGTAGCTCGGGTTGTTTCTGAAAATAATTGTCTCCCCTCATTGtcctaa
- the LOC129806548 gene encoding LOW QUALITY PROTEIN: dnaJ homolog subfamily B member 14-like (The sequence of the model RefSeq protein was modified relative to this genomic sequence to represent the inferred CDS: deleted 3 bases in 3 codons), with protein sequence MEGNRDEAYRCVEIARNALAEGKLERAEKFLLKAERLYETKDAKELLEKLKGYNKENRPSTEESSSGPYMRHEKKSSSKAESAKATEAEYTSDQLEAVKKIKKCKDYYEVLGVSKDATDSEIKKAYKKLALQLHPDKNKAPGAVEAFKAVGNAAAILTDAEKRKSYDLYGEQSHSGRAEHAAHNYSSFQFGGYSRGFDSEYTPEEIFSMFFGGGFPQQNVYMRQRRYQRAGDNQHGQREQQNSYAALINLLPILLLIMLSLMSSFFISDPIYSLQPNQKYSVMRKTANWKVSYYVKDNFHSEYQGSVSRLETAVEEEYYQNLKHKCFRERQYRESMLMKAKNFGDANLFRKAQNTQTPSCDDVQKLQTY encoded by the exons ATGGAAGGGAATCGGGATGAGGCTTATCGTTGTGTAGAGATTGCTCGGAATGCTCTGGCCGAGGGAAAATTGGAGCGAGCTGAGAAGTTTCTCCTGAAAGCTGAGCGCCTGTATGAGACCAAAGATGCCAAGGAATTGCTGGAGAAACTCAAGGGGTACAACAAAGAGAATCGTCCGTCAACTGAAGAATCCTCCTCAGGACCTTACATGCGTCACGAGAAGAAATCCTCCAGCAAGGCTGAGTCAGCAAAAGCAACTGAAGCAGAGTACACGAGTGATCAGTTGGAGGCAGTGAAGAAGATTAAGAAGTGCAAGGATTACTATGAGGTGCTCGGTGTGTCCAAGGATGCCACAGATTCGGAGATTAAGAAGGCATACAAGAAATTGGCATTACAGCTGCATCCGGACAAGAATAAGGCACCAGGAGCCGTGGAGGCTTTCAAGGCCGTGGGA AATGCTGCGGCAATTCTGACGGATGCCGAA AAGAGGAAATCTTACGATTTGTACGGGGAGCAGAGTCATTCGGGACGTGCTGAGCACGCTGCCCACAATTACAGTAGT TTCCAATTTGGCGGATACTCACGTGGATTTGACTCAGAGTACACGCCAGAGGAGATCTTCTCCATGTTCTTCGGCGGTGGCTTTCCACAGCAGAATGTCTACATGAGGCAGCGCAGGTATCAGCGAGCTGGGGACAATCAACATGGACAGAGGGAGCAGCAGAACAGCTACGCAGCCTTGATCAATCTTCTGCCAATTCTCCTGCTCATCATGCTGTCCTTGATGTCATCCTTCTTCATCTCAGATCCCATCTACAGTCTGCAACCAAACCA aaaATATTCAGTGATGCGAAAAACAGCCAATTGGAAGGTCTCTTACTACGTCAAGGATAATTTTCACTCAGAATATCAAGGATCTGTTAGTCGACTGGAGACAGCTGTGGAGGAGGAATATTATCAGAATCTGAAACACAAGTGTTTCAGGGAGCGACAGTACAGAGAATCAATGTTGATGAAAGCAAAAAATTTTGGTGATGCAAATCTATTTAGGAAAGCCCAGAATACACAAACTCCTTCATGTGATGATGTCCAGAAGCTTCAGACTTACTGA
- the LOC129806557 gene encoding palmitoyltransferase ZDHHC3, which translates to MPFVKDPCGIACLIVTYMAIIYADYVVIKWIILQSLQNSFWAPIHVILFNTIVFLLAMSHLRAVFSDPGTVPLPQSRLDFSDIHTTEKGEMEKEEWTVCTRCETFRPPRAHHCRICKRCIKRYDHHCPWINSCVGENNQKYFLQFLVYVIVLALYSIVLIVISWVTPCEMCSTDTADSQSRLLHSVLLFLESTLFGLFVIAIMVDQMHAILYDETAVEALQQKGSYRPYRPKLALLADVFGQEHPLLWMIPCASLNRKYDTPLLSQDI; encoded by the exons ATGCCCTTCGTGAAGGATCCGTGTGGAATTGCCTGTCTAATTGTGACTTATATGGCAATTATCTATGCGGACTATGTTGTGATAAAATGGATCATTCTTCAAAGTCTGCAAAATAG CTTTTGGGCACCTATTCATGTGATTCTGTTCAATACAATTGTCTTTCTTCTCGCCATGTCCCACCTGAGAGCTGTGTTCTCTGATCCGGGCACAGTGCCTCTGCCCCAGAGTCGATTGGACTTCTCGGACATCCACACCACGGAGAAGGGTGAGATGGAGAAGGAAGAATGGACAGTCTGCACGCGATGTGAGACTTTCCGACCACCACGGGCTCATCATTGTCGCATCTGCAAA CGATGTATCAAGCGCTACGATCATCATTGTCCGTGGATCAATTCATGTGTG GGCGAAAACAATCAAAAATACTTCCTGCAATTTCTAGTCTATGTCATTGTCCTGGCGCTCTATTCAATCGTTCTCATTGTAATATCGTGGGTGACACCGTGTGAAATGTGCTCCACTGACACTGCAGATTCCCAATCGCGGCTTCTGCACAGCGTTCTGCTCTTCCTGGAATCGACTCTCTTTGGGTTGTTCGTGATTGCAATCATGGTGGATCAGATGCATGCGATTCTGTACGATGAGACGGCCGTTGAGGCACTTCAGCAGAAGGGCTCCTACCGACCCTACAGACCAAAACTTGCCCTTCTGGCTGATGTCTTTGGTCAAGAGCATCCTCTGCTCTGGATGATTCCCTGTGCCAGTCTCAATCGCAAATATGACACGCCCCTTCTCAGTCAGGACATCTAA